The Candidatus Polarisedimenticolia bacterium genome window below encodes:
- a CDS encoding polysaccharide biosynthesis tyrosine autokinase encodes MAEEIRQEQEFDLREYFLAIWRRKWVVLGFAGALTALVAIGTALQPRVYEARVSILGGKESPRLLEFDPLPQDRFRERDYLKTQGAILTSQSLLQATVKKLMVAGFYGKVPQAEVERRSMDLAKALQLRVAVTTVEDNQVIRLAVQGSDPERITRIANAIAEEYVSSNLLQKQKVADQAIAWLEKKLVEAESQLKQSQTELLTYRDRERITGSSEADPFSTLGLNRINEDYLATHIERIGVESRMEALRKARSQAASSGVPSATASLNAEIQKQMRASLQKEYVDSQLQLKEMSQRYGEQHPDIITLKARLQRLERELASLDEPEAVAQAEAPSVLSGNLLDLKSEYDTLVAKERILARTVEAHKAEARNLSRTGVTYSLLQQRVDLDDKTYSDILTRLNAVRMSRELKTSGVQILDRAEPPRMPIEPQPIRNLVVAVLLGLVLGVGLVLLMDSLDRKVRSPQDVARHLKLPLLTVVPIVEMAKGLSREEGKSVPVAIQQPRSHATECYRNLRTSILFSSGRPVPKTIVITSAVAGEGKSTTAANLAVVMAQSGRRTLLIDADLRRPALQRYFIRQGDRGLMKLVRDRCKPEEAIQPSGIDNLDLLLCHGIPQNPSEILGSSRMFDLIDLLTTRYEVILIDSPVVISVPDAIILASRAEGVLLVHRPGATDRDMVRHARDKLQEVNANLLGLVMNNVDLKRGGHQYAEYLYYGYDAQADQEARRPRAEKRRS; translated from the coding sequence ATGGCTGAAGAGATCCGACAAGAGCAAGAATTCGATCTCCGCGAATACTTCCTCGCCATCTGGCGGCGTAAGTGGGTGGTGCTGGGCTTCGCCGGAGCGCTCACGGCGCTGGTGGCGATCGGCACGGCGCTGCAGCCCCGGGTCTACGAAGCGAGGGTCAGCATCCTGGGCGGCAAGGAATCGCCGCGCCTGCTGGAGTTCGATCCGCTGCCGCAGGACCGCTTCCGCGAGCGCGACTACCTCAAGACGCAGGGCGCGATCCTGACCAGCCAGTCGCTGCTCCAGGCGACGGTCAAGAAGCTGATGGTCGCCGGGTTCTACGGGAAGGTGCCGCAAGCGGAGGTCGAGAGGCGCTCGATGGATCTGGCCAAGGCCCTGCAGCTGCGCGTCGCCGTGACGACCGTGGAGGACAATCAGGTCATCCGTCTGGCGGTCCAGGGAAGCGATCCGGAACGCATCACGCGGATTGCCAACGCCATCGCCGAGGAATACGTCTCGAGCAACCTCCTGCAGAAGCAGAAGGTCGCGGACCAGGCGATCGCCTGGCTCGAGAAGAAACTGGTCGAGGCGGAGAGCCAGCTGAAGCAGTCGCAGACCGAGCTCCTGACCTACCGGGACCGGGAGAGGATCACCGGCTCCTCCGAAGCGGATCCTTTCTCCACCCTCGGCCTGAACCGGATCAACGAAGACTATCTCGCGACCCACATCGAGCGCATCGGCGTCGAATCGCGGATGGAAGCCCTGCGCAAGGCCCGCTCCCAGGCTGCCTCGTCCGGAGTCCCTTCCGCGACGGCCTCCCTGAACGCCGAGATCCAAAAGCAAATGCGGGCGAGCCTCCAGAAGGAATACGTCGACTCGCAGCTGCAGCTGAAGGAGATGTCCCAGCGCTACGGCGAGCAACATCCCGACATCATCACGCTCAAAGCCCGGCTCCAAAGGCTGGAACGGGAGCTGGCATCCCTGGACGAGCCGGAAGCGGTGGCGCAGGCCGAAGCCCCCTCGGTCCTCAGCGGCAACCTTCTCGATCTGAAATCGGAATACGACACGCTCGTCGCCAAGGAGAGGATCCTCGCCCGGACCGTCGAAGCCCACAAGGCGGAGGCCAGGAACCTCTCCCGCACCGGCGTGACGTACTCACTGCTGCAGCAGAGGGTGGACCTGGACGACAAGACCTATTCCGACATCCTCACGCGGCTCAACGCGGTGCGCATGTCCCGCGAGCTCAAGACCTCGGGAGTCCAGATCCTCGATCGGGCCGAGCCCCCCCGGATGCCCATTGAGCCCCAGCCGATCCGCAACCTTGTCGTGGCGGTGCTACTGGGCCTGGTCCTGGGGGTCGGCCTCGTCCTGCTGATGGACAGCCTCGATCGCAAAGTGCGCAGCCCGCAGGACGTCGCCCGGCATCTGAAGCTGCCGCTTCTGACGGTCGTGCCGATCGTCGAGATGGCCAAGGGGCTGTCGCGGGAGGAAGGGAAGTCGGTGCCGGTGGCGATCCAGCAGCCGCGCTCGCACGCCACCGAGTGCTACCGGAACCTGCGGACGTCGATCCTGTTCTCCTCCGGTCGGCCCGTCCCGAAGACGATCGTGATCACCAGCGCGGTGGCCGGGGAAGGGAAGTCGACGACGGCGGCCAACCTGGCGGTGGTGATGGCGCAGAGCGGCCGAAGGACGCTCCTCATCGACGCCGATCTTCGCCGTCCCGCCCTGCAGCGCTACTTCATCCGCCAGGGAGACCGCGGGCTGATGAAGCTGGTCCGCGACCGGTGCAAGCCGGAGGAGGCGATCCAGCCGTCGGGGATCGACAACCTCGATCTGCTCCTGTGCCACGGGATCCCCCAGAATCCTTCGGAGATCCTCGGTTCGAGCCGCATGTTCGACCTCATCGACCTACTCACGACGCGCTACGAGGTGATCCTCATCGATTCCCCCGTCGTGATCTCCGTCCCCGACGCGATCATCCTCGCCTCGCGGGCGGAAGGGGTGCTGCTCGTCCACCGGCCCGGGGCGACGGATCGGGACATGGTGCGCCATGCCCGGGACAAGCTGCAGGAGGTGAACGCCAACCTCCTTGGGCTCGTCATGAACAACGTCGATCTTAAAAGGGGAGGCCACCAGTACGCCGAGTACCTATATTACGGCTACGACGCGCAGGCCGATCAGGAGGCCCGCCGGCCCCGGGCGGAGAAGAGGCGATCGTGA
- a CDS encoding sugar transferase, with protein MRAIILAGGQDTHLVPLVRTVPKPLLPVANRPMVEYLLQLVRRHGIREVALALSGSPEIYQQTLGDGRKLGLRLTYSEEPNPRGTAGCLLSLADFIGNEPFLVIHGSLFLDADLKELGDFHVRKGAAATLAVRPYAEGSRDWHHLELQLDDDSQVRGIRIRNLSDSNQLARVPAGVYVFDPSVLSSIDPGVYFDIKEQLLPRLRDEGRVIQACELRGYARNILELEDYLRINRAVLRGDVNGFRFEGQIAEGIWVGRGTQVSQMATLLGPVMIGRDCVIGPQAQIIGPACIGDGCVVEEGSLMRESLMMPGARIERNSRVEGCVLAADTVISPGQALRGVVAIPEGLDVGDIDLADTDILIRGVAATAGHYAHSKVRYMLYRGLKRALDMVLSAAGLILLLPLILVTAVAIKLSSPGPVFFRQRRCGRSGGEFWMVKFRTMVKDAEKMQAQLRPLSEVDGPVFKIENDPRSTALGRLLRRYSIDEVPQLWNVLKGEMSLVGPRPLAAREMKFCNAWRDARLKVRPGVTGLWQVSGRSKTSFHDWIRLDIEYVRERSTLVDMKILGKTFVVVLRGLGSF; from the coding sequence ATGAGAGCGATCATTCTCGCGGGCGGGCAGGACACCCATCTGGTGCCGCTGGTTCGCACCGTCCCCAAGCCCCTGCTTCCCGTCGCGAACCGGCCGATGGTGGAATACCTCCTGCAGCTCGTCCGGCGCCATGGCATCCGGGAAGTCGCCCTGGCGCTCAGCGGCAGCCCCGAGATCTACCAGCAGACCCTGGGCGACGGGCGCAAGCTCGGGCTGCGCCTCACCTATTCGGAGGAGCCGAACCCGCGCGGCACCGCGGGATGCCTCCTGTCGCTGGCCGACTTCATCGGCAACGAGCCCTTCCTGGTGATTCATGGAAGCCTGTTCCTGGACGCCGATCTCAAGGAGCTGGGCGATTTCCACGTGCGCAAGGGAGCGGCCGCGACGCTGGCGGTGCGTCCCTACGCCGAGGGGTCGAGGGATTGGCACCACCTCGAGCTGCAGCTGGACGACGATTCGCAGGTCCGGGGGATCCGCATCCGCAACCTCTCCGACAGCAACCAGCTGGCGCGCGTCCCCGCGGGGGTCTACGTGTTCGACCCGTCGGTTCTTTCTTCCATCGATCCGGGAGTCTATTTCGACATCAAGGAGCAGCTCCTCCCGCGGCTGCGCGACGAGGGGCGCGTCATCCAGGCCTGCGAGCTGCGCGGCTACGCCCGCAACATCCTCGAGCTGGAGGATTATCTGAGGATCAACCGGGCCGTCCTCCGGGGCGACGTGAACGGCTTCCGGTTCGAAGGCCAGATCGCGGAAGGGATCTGGGTCGGGCGCGGCACGCAGGTGTCGCAGATGGCGACACTGCTGGGCCCCGTCATGATCGGACGCGACTGCGTCATCGGACCCCAGGCCCAGATCATCGGGCCGGCCTGCATCGGCGACGGGTGCGTCGTCGAGGAGGGCAGCCTGATGCGTGAAAGCCTGATGATGCCCGGGGCGCGCATCGAGCGGAATTCCCGCGTCGAGGGATGCGTCCTGGCCGCCGATACGGTGATCTCGCCGGGACAGGCGCTGCGCGGCGTGGTCGCCATCCCGGAGGGGCTGGACGTCGGGGACATCGACCTGGCCGACACCGACATCCTCATTCGCGGGGTCGCGGCGACCGCCGGGCACTACGCCCACAGCAAGGTGCGCTACATGCTCTATAGGGGGCTCAAGCGGGCGCTCGACATGGTCCTCTCGGCGGCGGGGCTCATCCTCCTGCTGCCGTTGATCCTGGTGACCGCCGTGGCGATCAAGCTCTCGAGTCCCGGCCCGGTCTTCTTCCGGCAGCGCCGATGCGGGCGCAGCGGCGGCGAGTTCTGGATGGTGAAGTTCCGCACGATGGTGAAGGACGCCGAGAAGATGCAGGCGCAGCTCAGGCCGCTGAGCGAGGTGGACGGGCCGGTGTTCAAGATCGAGAACGACCCGCGCTCCACCGCCCTGGGGCGGCTCCTGCGACGCTACAGCATCGACGAGGTTCCGCAGCTCTGGAACGTCCTGAAAGGGGAGATGAGCCTGGTGGGACCGCGTCCCCTCGCCGCCCGCGAGATGAAGTTCTGCAATGCCTGGCGCGACGCGCGGCTCAAGGTCCGGCCGGGCGTGACCGGGCTGTGGCAGGTGAGCGGCAGGAGCAAGACGTCGTTTCACGATTGGATTCGCCTCGACATCGAGTACGTCCGGGAGCGCTCGACCCTGGTCGACATGAAGATCCTCGGGAAGACGTTCGTGGTCGTCCTCCGCGGGCTCGGTTCTTTCTAA
- a CDS encoding glycosyltransferase family 2 protein, which produces MKLIIQIPCLNEETTLPVTLASLPRALPGVDRIEVLVIDDGSTDGTVETARRLGVHHVVVLSSHQGLARAFMVGLEASLKQGADIIVNTDADNQYDARDVERLIAPILEGRADLVVGDRDVQTIGHFSRMKKLLHRLGDRIMQSMAGIELMDSTSGFRAYSREAALRLNIFSRFTYTLETLIQAGKKNLAVAHVRVGVNEKLRESRLFPNLWFYLKRSASTMVRIYALYEPLKVFSYLGAIVGGVGLVILVRFVYHYFTSTGPAGHLQSLLVGTTLLAVGVFIGLIGVVSDVMAANRQLLEDVQYRLRKMEADRGEIASGTGTSPAASFAAPGRKR; this is translated from the coding sequence GTGAAGCTCATCATCCAGATCCCCTGCCTGAACGAGGAGACGACCTTGCCGGTGACCCTGGCCTCTTTGCCGCGGGCGCTTCCGGGCGTGGATCGGATCGAGGTCCTGGTGATCGACGACGGCAGCACCGACGGAACGGTCGAGACGGCCCGCCGGCTGGGAGTGCACCATGTCGTCGTGCTCTCGTCGCACCAGGGTCTGGCCCGCGCTTTCATGGTGGGGCTCGAGGCCTCCCTGAAGCAGGGAGCCGACATCATCGTCAACACCGACGCCGACAATCAGTACGATGCCCGGGACGTCGAGCGGCTGATCGCGCCGATCCTGGAAGGGCGGGCCGATCTGGTGGTCGGAGACCGCGACGTCCAGACGATCGGGCACTTCTCCCGGATGAAGAAGCTGCTGCACCGGCTCGGCGATCGCATCATGCAGAGCATGGCGGGAATCGAGCTGATGGACTCCACGAGTGGCTTCCGGGCCTACAGCCGGGAGGCGGCGCTGCGCCTGAACATCTTCTCGCGGTTCACCTACACGCTGGAGACGCTCATCCAGGCGGGGAAGAAGAACCTCGCGGTGGCGCACGTCCGGGTGGGTGTGAACGAAAAGCTGAGGGAGTCGCGGCTCTTCCCGAACCTCTGGTTCTACCTGAAGCGATCGGCCAGCACGATGGTCCGGATCTACGCGCTCTACGAGCCGCTGAAAGTCTTCTCCTATCTCGGGGCGATCGTCGGGGGCGTCGGGCTGGTGATTCTGGTCCGCTTCGTCTATCACTATTTCACCTCGACGGGACCCGCGGGGCACCTGCAGTCGCTGCTCGTCGGAACCACCCTGCTGGCCGTCGGCGTCTTCATCGGACTGATCGGCGTGGTCAGTGACGTCATGGCCGCGAATCGCCAGCTTCTGGAGGACGTCCAGTACCGGCTCCGGAAGATGGAG